TTACAAACCCAGGTTTTTCAGCCTGCTTGCACCGAAAGTCTTCCAGGCAAAAACCATACGTGAAGCCGCTTTGATAGTCAATAAGTGGTGTGGAGAACAGGTTTTTTTCAGACCCACCAGTGGATGGGACATTGGGCCCATCAGTCTCCTTAAAAGAGGTTTCGGACGATGCGAAGAACTGGCTGTTCTTCTTGTGTCAGCTCTTCGTAGCGTTTCAATCCCTGCCCGCATCGCCTGGACTCCAGCGTGGAGACATGCAGACGGAAATCATGCCTGGGTAGAAGTCTATCTCGACGACGGAAAATGGCATTTTCTTGATGCTACATCTCCTCAGGAAGACTTCGACAATCCCTGGTTCAAACCTTTGCTAAAATATGCTTCCACTATCTGGACTACATCGCTTACGGGCGACTCCTGTAACGATCCTTATCCCTACGCTGGAGTGTTTCTCTGTAACGAAACCGAGCGATATACTTCTACGCAGCAAATACGAGTCTTAGTGCAAGATGCCCAAACGGGCTTTTCCACAAAGGCTTCCGTAAGGCTTCTTCTGTGGAACAGCGGAAGACTCAGAGCGGTGGCAACTAAAACTACTGATGATACCGGCTCGGCAACCTTCAAAGTTGGACATGGAGGATATTTTATCGAAGCCATAACTCAAGAGGGCAAAAAGAAAGGCTTTCTGTGTTATCAAGCAGATGATAATGAAACCATTTCCATAAATGTTAGTGATGATCTTCCGGAATCTTTTGATTGCAGATTAAATCCTCCAGAAGATGTTAACTCTTATTCCTCTTCTTCAACATTTCCACCAATCGATCCATCAAGGTCTGAAACCGCTATAGACTCCATGAGAAAACTGGTTTCTTCATGGCGTAAAGATATAAATCAAGATATTGTAAATCGCCTTGCTGAGATAGGCCCAAATGCCTTTTCACTACTTGCTCTTATGGATATTCTCACACATCCAGAAATTGAAGCATTGAAATACATTCTTACTTCAACTGATCCTAAAGGACTTGCTTTAGCAACCCCCTTAGAAATGAGACAGCACATCGCTCACAAACTGAAAACCAGATCAGAAAGAATCCAGGGTGGGATTAGATACAATGATGAAATCTTCTGGGACTATGTTTTGGCTCCCCGCATTTATGATGAGCCTCCTTTTTGGCAGTCTCCCAGGCTGGCAAAACTTCTTGACCTAAATCCCAATGCGACACTGTCTCAGATAGCCAAGAAAGTTTTAAAATTCAGTAACCAAATTCGCCAGATTCCTCCAAAATTTCATAGTGACTCATTAAATCCGGAAGAAATCTTGACCTATAGAATTTCGCACTCACACAAAGAGACTCTTATCACCCTTGGAAGTCTTTTTAGATCAGTCGGTATAGCTGTTTTATACGATGAGGTCGAGAACACTATTTTGATCCACGATGGTAAAAAATGGTTAAGGTTCAACCCTGAAGCTAGATCATATAAAGAGGCATTCCTTTATACATTGCCCCTTGGGGAATTAATTATCAAAATCGGAGGACAGGAATCCCCTTGTCCAGAAAATTATCCGTCCTACGGTGTTGATTTTTCCCTCACAAAACTCGATGGTGACAAAAGAATATTCGTTAAAAAACCTCAAATACACCGGGATGATAGAACATGTAGTCTACGTATTGCAGTTCCTCCGGGATATTATGAATTAACTACGGGACGAAGGTTTAATTCGGCAGAAACAGATGTTTTTATAAAATGGCTCAAGATTGGAAGCGGGGAGCAATTAAGAACTGATCTTCCAGCAAATTAATAGTGTAGATGATCGGGGCACATCATAACGTGCCCCGAAATTACAAAACGGGAGCCCAAATTTTTCGGTCTCACCGCTGAACAAGCTGGAATCTTATAGGAATTTTGACGTAACAAGGTATAGGCACGCCCTTTTCTCTGGCTGGATAAAAAGTGGATCTTTTAATTGCCTCAAGGGCTGCCTCATCAAAAGCTCTTCCTGCACTTTTTACTACCTCAGCTTTTTTTACTCGCCCTGTTTCATCAACAAGAACCTTAAGGAGCACATAGCCTTCCTGTCCTAACCTTCTTGCAAATTCAGGGTATTCTGGTTTAACCATGTTTTTGAAAGAAGGCCCCTGGTTACTTCCAAAAGCCACTTCTTTAATCATTCCTGATGTATCTTCATCTGCCCCTGTGCCTTTCCCTAGCATTTTACCCATAACTGGCTCGGGTATAACCGCAGGAGGAGCATTTTCTAGCTTTTGATCTGCTGGAACCGGTGGAACCGTCATTCCTTCGAGATCGGGTTTATCATATTGCTTAGCGATAAGCGGTGAAATACGGGGAGTATGTCCTTTCTTTTCGGCGACAGGTGCCTTTTTAGCTTCTTTCTTTGGAGGAGGTGGTGGAAGCGGACGAGAGACGGTCTTTTCCAACTCCTTTTCTGCCACAGGCTCAGAAGGATTTTCTTTAGGTGGTGGAGGTTCAGGTTCCTCAATTTTGGGTGGTGGCACTTCCTGAACAGGTTCCTCCTTTTTGACAGCAACCAACTCTATGGGAACCGGTTCTTTTTGAATTCCTCCATTCCGCCAGCCTTTATTAATCCCGACAACGCCAAAAACCAAGCTGTGAAGGCTAAAAGAAATAATGAATGCTAATATACTAACATTCCTTTCATTTAGGTTGAACCTGAAGAGCAAGCCTCTTCACCCCCTCTCCTCTTAAAATGTCCAAAATTCTTACGGCATCGCCGTAGTAAACCCGCTCATCAGCGGAAACAATCACCTGAAGGTCTTCGTTTTCTTCTCGAAACTTTTTTATGCTTTCTATAAGTTCTTCCTTTGTAACACCGTAACCATTAAGGGCAAGTTGACCTTCTTGATTTATCCAGACGGTAACGGGCGACATTTTGGATGCATCGGCGTTATCCGCTTCCGGGAGTTTAACCTTAAAAACGGATGGGCCCATAATCTGAGCCACAAGAAGAAAGATAATGAGGATGACGAGAACGATATCGACAAGAGGGATA
This sequence is a window from Thermodesulforhabdaceae bacterium. Protein-coding genes within it:
- a CDS encoding transglutaminase-like domain-containing protein — translated: MRKVVLLLWLTWLFVIFYYGVPRNAHCAPSSTNFTPLSSLSREKIFVELTKTFKLSRSEQEGVKFIVEHLSDTDIIRADIKDIADHVHYSYIAKDIMPWGRSIPEPVFLNFVLFHRAAQEPFEAYKPRFFSLLAPKVFQAKTIREAALIVNKWCGEQVFFRPTSGWDIGPISLLKRGFGRCEELAVLLVSALRSVSIPARIAWTPAWRHADGNHAWVEVYLDDGKWHFLDATSPQEDFDNPWFKPLLKYASTIWTTSLTGDSCNDPYPYAGVFLCNETERYTSTQQIRVLVQDAQTGFSTKASVRLLLWNSGRLRAVATKTTDDTGSATFKVGHGGYFIEAITQEGKKKGFLCYQADDNETISINVSDDLPESFDCRLNPPEDVNSYSSSSTFPPIDPSRSETAIDSMRKLVSSWRKDINQDIVNRLAEIGPNAFSLLALMDILTHPEIEALKYILTSTDPKGLALATPLEMRQHIAHKLKTRSERIQGGIRYNDEIFWDYVLAPRIYDEPPFWQSPRLAKLLDLNPNATLSQIAKKVLKFSNQIRQIPPKFHSDSLNPEEILTYRISHSHKETLITLGSLFRSVGIAVLYDEVENTILIHDGKKWLRFNPEARSYKEAFLYTLPLGELIIKIGGQESPCPENYPSYGVDFSLTKLDGDKRIFVKKPQIHRDDRTCSLRIAVPPGYYELTTGRRFNSAETDVFIKWLKIGSGEQLRTDLPAN
- a CDS encoding energy transducer TonB, translating into MLFRFNLNERNVSILAFIISFSLHSLVFGVVGINKGWRNGGIQKEPVPIELVAVKKEEPVQEVPPPKIEEPEPPPPKENPSEPVAEKELEKTVSRPLPPPPPKKEAKKAPVAEKKGHTPRISPLIAKQYDKPDLEGMTVPPVPADQKLENAPPAVIPEPVMGKMLGKGTGADEDTSGMIKEVAFGSNQGPSFKNMVKPEYPEFARRLGQEGYVLLKVLVDETGRVKKAEVVKSAGRAFDEAALEAIKRSTFYPAREKGVPIPCYVKIPIRFQLVQR
- a CDS encoding biopolymer transporter ExbD encodes the protein MKRDEELITEINVIPLVDIVLVILIIFLLVAQIMGPSVFKVKLPEADNADASKMSPVTVWINQEGQLALNGYGVTKEELIESIKKFREENEDLQVIVSADERVYYGDAVRILDILRGEGVKRLALQVQPK